In Solanum stenotomum isolate F172 chromosome 6, ASM1918654v1, whole genome shotgun sequence, one DNA window encodes the following:
- the LOC125867081 gene encoding probable RNA methyltransferase At5g51130, translated as MEHNQQHNKRNQPEDMTTTTATATQKRKRKEVAVFGNYRNYYGYRIGQNLEEDPRLKAMKKEWFEGKDCLDIGCNSGVITIAIAQKFNCRSILGVDIDDARIQDAYWTLRKAVRSTGAVPAGVAKSTESKNVTGIENHEAESPKKPAGIDCTESHHVQEANLSDIVSFRKGNFVQNWHPGENTSYDTIICLSVSKWVQLNWGDEGLITLFSKVWRLLSPGGVFILEPQPWSSYYSNRLVSETTRINYQEIKIRPEDFQDILLDKIGFRMVEDITSSASGRKPGFNRPIFAFWK; from the exons ATGGAGCATAATCAGCAGCATAACAAACGGAATCAGCCGGAGGACATGACAACGACGACGGCGACGGCGACCCAGAAGAGAAAACGAAAAGAAGTTGCTGTCTTTGGCAACTACAGAAACTACTATGGCTATAGA ATAGGTCAGAATTTGGAGGAAGATCCAAGATTAAAAGCTATGAAGAAGGAGTGGTTTGAAGGCAAGGATTGTCTTGACATTGGCTGTAACAGTGGAGTGATCACAATCGCTATCG CACAAAAGTTTAACTGTCGAAGCATCCTTGGAGTCGATATTGATGATG CAAGAATCCAGGATGCCTATTGGACTCTCAGGAAAGCAGTGAGGAGTACTGGAGCTGTGCCAGCAGGGGTTGCCAAGTCGACTGAGTCAAAGAATGTTACTGGTATTGAAAACCATGAAGCCGAGTCACCTAAGAAGCCTGCAGGCATTGATTGTACAGAATCTCATCATGTGCAAGAGGCAAATTTGTCTGACATAGTCTCTTTCAGGAAGGGAAATTTTGTTCAGAATTGGCATCCAGGGGAAAATACATCTTATGATACGATTATTTG TTTAAGCGTGTCAAAATGGGTGCAATTAAACTGGGGTGATGAGGGACTTATAACTTTATTTTCAAAAGTCTGGAGGCTTCTTTCACCG GGTGGTGTCTTTATTTTGGAGCCTCAGCCTTGGAGTTCATACTACAGTAATCGTCTTGTATCTGAG ACAACAAGAATTAATTATCAAGAAATTAAGATTCGTCCAGAAGATTTTCAAGATATACTTTTGGACAAG ATTGGATTTAGAATGGTAGAGGACATAACATCCAGTGCGTCTGGTCGCAAACCTGGGTTTAATAGACCAATTTTTGCATTCTGGAAGTGA
- the LOC125867089 gene encoding heavy metal-associated isoprenylated plant protein 39-like isoform X1: MKKFILKLDLGDDREKRKALKIVAALPGIDEITIDMKGKTLTIIGTVDPVSVVSKLRKFWAVEMMLVGPKEEPKKEEETKKEEPKKEGEKEDKKEETKKEEEEKKPMVPIGMVMPYRPYYHPPPMHTYYQVHHHSIEENPNACVIC; this comes from the exons ATGAAG AAATTTATCTTGAAATTGGATTTGGGAGATGACAGAGAAAAAAGGAAGGCCTTGAAGATAGTGGCTGCTCTTCCAG GGATTGATGAAATTACGATAGATATGAAAGGTAAGACGTTAACAATAATAGGGACGGTTGATCCGGTGAGCGTAGTGAGCAAATTGCGCAAGTTTTGGGCAGTAGAAATGATGTTAGTAGGACCAAAAGAGgaaccaaagaaagaagaagaaacaaagaaagaagagcctaaaaaagaaggagaaaaagaagacaagaaagaagaaacaaaaaaggaagaagaagagaagaagccAATGGTACCAATAGGTATGGTAATGCCATATAGACCTTATTATCATCCTCCTCCTATGCACACATATTACCAAGTCCATCATCATAGCATTGAAGAGAATCCTAATGCATGTGTCATttgctaa
- the LOC125867089 gene encoding heavy metal-associated isoprenylated plant protein 39-like isoform X2 has product MKKFILKLDLGDDREKRKALKIVAALPGIDEITIDMKGKTLTIIGTVDPVSVVSKLRKFWAVEMMLVGPKEEPKKEEETKKEEPKKEGEKEDKKEETKKEEEEKKPMVPIGMVMPYRPYYHPPPMHTYYQVHHHSIEENPNACVIC; this is encoded by the exons AAATTTATCTTGAAATTGGATTTGGGAGATGACAGAGAAAAAAGGAAGGCCTTGAAGATAGTGGCTGCTCTTCCAG GGATTGATGAAATTACGATAGATATGAAAGGTAAGACGTTAACAATAATAGGGACGGTTGATCCGGTGAGCGTAGTGAGCAAATTGCGCAAGTTTTGGGCAGTAGAAATGATGTTAGTAGGACCAAAAGAGgaaccaaagaaagaagaagaaacaaagaaagaagagcctaaaaaagaaggagaaaaagaagacaagaaagaagaaacaaaaaaggaagaagaagagaagaagccAATGGTACCAATAGGTATGGTAATGCCATATAGACCTTATTATCATCCTCCTCCTATGCACACATATTACCAAGTCCATCATCATAGCATTGAAGAGAATCCTAATGCATGTGTCATttgctaa